A genome region from Pseudoalteromonas tetraodonis includes the following:
- the zipA gene encoding cell division protein ZipA, protein MAEELRWVLIVISVFVIGGLLIHGLWSVRKKENAELPANERVEPVQEQQPSSVHTEPQEPTLAQREEPQMSELNFSADEPQIDESPVNTPIEDDLEVVTEEAADTQQDAPKDVADFVIVHIQMPEGLTMQGSKLLPAVNMLGFKYSEEGFFNRHLDPAGQGPVLFRLVNMYNPGTFDIDNMEQFSTAGVSLFMTLPCDGDGLAAFNMLHSAAKKIADEFGADILDAERNVMTVERIRQYVEQVRVFSA, encoded by the coding sequence ATGGCCGAAGAATTAAGATGGGTTTTAATTGTGATCAGTGTATTTGTCATTGGTGGCTTATTAATACACGGTTTGTGGTCAGTAAGAAAAAAAGAGAATGCTGAACTCCCTGCAAATGAGCGAGTCGAGCCTGTTCAAGAACAGCAGCCTTCATCTGTACATACTGAGCCACAAGAGCCAACGTTAGCGCAACGAGAAGAGCCACAAATGAGTGAGTTAAACTTCAGCGCTGATGAACCACAGATAGACGAAAGCCCAGTAAATACACCTATCGAGGATGACCTTGAAGTGGTAACAGAAGAGGCCGCAGACACACAACAAGATGCCCCTAAAGACGTTGCAGACTTTGTCATTGTGCATATTCAAATGCCAGAAGGGCTCACTATGCAAGGCAGTAAATTACTGCCTGCTGTTAACATGCTAGGTTTTAAATATTCAGAAGAAGGCTTTTTTAATCGCCACCTAGACCCAGCAGGCCAAGGGCCGGTGTTATTTAGGTTGGTGAATATGTATAACCCAGGCACGTTCGATATTGATAATATGGAACAATTTAGCACCGCTGGGGTGAGCTTATTTATGACTCTGCCATGCGATGGCGACGGTTTAGCCGCGTTTAACATGCTGCACAGCGCCGCTAAAAAAATAGCGGATGAATTTGGTGCCGATATTTTAGATGCAGAGCGAAATGTAATGACGGTAGAGCGTATTCGTCAATATGTTGAACAGGTTCGCGTATTTTCTGCGTAA
- the ligA gene encoding NAD-dependent DNA ligase LigA codes for MTSSISEQINHLRTTLEQHNYSYYVLDTPSIPDAEYDRLLRTLSELETQHPEFLTADSPTQKVGGAALAKFEQVAHQVPMLSLDNAFGEDEFSGFNRRIKERLMSTEELAFCCEPKLDGLAVSIIYRDGVLVQAATRGDGFTGENITQNVKTIRNVPLKLRGDDYPRELEVRGEVFMDSAGFEKLNAEAEKRGDKIFVNPRNAAAGSLRQLDSKITAKRPLMFYAYSTGLVADGTLPEDHYQQLAKLTDWGLPLCPETKLVEGPKAALAYYNDILTRRSELKYEIDGVVIKVNKKALQERLGFVARAPRWAIAYKFPAQEEITQLLDVEFQVGRTGAITPVARLEPVFVGGVTVSNATLHNADEIARLGVKVGDTVIIRRAGDVIPQITQVVLEQRPSDAKEIVFPTMCPICDSHIERVEGEAVARCTGGLVCQAQRKQAIKHFASRKALDIDGLGDKIVDQLVDRELIKTPADLFTLKQGHFESLERMGPKSAKNLVAALDDAKTTTLAKFLYSLGIREVGEATAQNLANHFLTLENVIDASIEQLIEVSDVGEIVAKHVRGFFTEEHNLTVVNELIAQGINWPQLTAPSEQEQPLAGLTYVLTGTLNTLNRNDAKARLQQLGAKVSGSVSAKTDALVAGEKAGSKLTKAQEFGIEILTEDDLITLLETHNG; via the coding sequence ATGACAAGCAGCATTAGTGAGCAAATTAATCATCTTCGTACCACGCTTGAGCAACACAATTATAGTTATTATGTGCTTGATACACCCAGCATACCTGATGCCGAATATGACCGCTTGTTACGGACACTAAGTGAATTAGAAACCCAGCACCCTGAGTTTTTAACAGCCGATTCACCCACTCAAAAAGTTGGAGGAGCGGCGCTTGCCAAGTTTGAGCAAGTAGCGCACCAAGTGCCTATGTTATCGCTTGATAACGCCTTTGGTGAGGATGAATTTAGCGGTTTTAATCGTCGTATTAAAGAGCGCTTAATGAGCACTGAAGAGCTTGCATTTTGCTGTGAGCCTAAACTGGATGGTTTAGCGGTTTCGATTATTTATCGCGATGGAGTACTGGTTCAAGCGGCGACCCGTGGCGATGGTTTTACTGGCGAAAATATTACTCAAAATGTAAAAACAATCCGCAATGTGCCATTAAAATTGCGCGGTGATGATTACCCTCGTGAGCTTGAAGTGCGCGGTGAGGTATTTATGGATAGCGCGGGCTTTGAAAAATTAAATGCAGAGGCAGAAAAACGTGGCGATAAAATCTTTGTTAATCCACGTAATGCGGCGGCAGGAAGTTTACGCCAGCTCGACTCAAAAATTACCGCAAAACGGCCATTGATGTTTTATGCCTACAGCACCGGATTAGTTGCCGATGGCACCTTACCTGAAGATCACTACCAGCAACTTGCTAAGCTTACCGATTGGGGATTACCGCTGTGTCCAGAAACCAAATTAGTTGAGGGCCCAAAGGCTGCGCTTGCCTATTACAATGACATTTTAACGCGTCGTAGCGAGCTAAAATATGAAATAGATGGCGTGGTAATAAAGGTAAATAAAAAAGCCTTACAAGAGCGCTTAGGCTTTGTAGCTCGCGCACCGCGGTGGGCAATCGCTTATAAATTTCCGGCGCAAGAAGAAATAACGCAATTATTAGATGTTGAATTTCAAGTAGGGCGCACAGGGGCAATTACTCCCGTAGCACGACTAGAGCCGGTATTTGTTGGGGGTGTTACGGTATCAAATGCAACGCTGCATAATGCCGACGAAATAGCTCGTTTAGGCGTTAAAGTGGGCGATACTGTGATTATTCGCCGCGCAGGGGATGTTATCCCGCAAATTACTCAAGTGGTACTTGAGCAACGCCCAAGCGATGCAAAAGAGATTGTCTTTCCAACTATGTGCCCAATTTGTGACTCGCATATTGAACGGGTTGAAGGTGAAGCCGTTGCACGTTGTACCGGTGGCTTAGTATGCCAAGCACAGCGTAAACAAGCGATTAAGCATTTTGCATCGCGTAAGGCATTAGATATTGACGGCTTGGGCGACAAAATTGTTGATCAATTAGTTGACCGAGAGCTGATCAAAACCCCGGCTGATTTATTTACTTTAAAGCAGGGACATTTTGAATCACTTGAACGAATGGGGCCTAAATCAGCTAAAAATTTAGTTGCCGCGCTTGATGATGCAAAAACGACTACCTTAGCAAAGTTTTTATATTCACTGGGTATTCGTGAAGTCGGTGAGGCAACCGCGCAAAACTTAGCTAATCATTTTTTAACGCTTGAAAACGTAATCGATGCCAGCATTGAACAGCTGATTGAAGTAAGCGATGTAGGTGAAATAGTGGCAAAGCACGTGCGTGGCTTTTTTACTGAAGAGCATAATTTAACCGTGGTGAACGAATTAATAGCCCAAGGCATTAACTGGCCACAGTTAACAGCGCCATCAGAGCAAGAACAACCGCTAGCGGGTTTAACTTATGTGCTAACTGGGACGCTTAATACGCTTAATCGCAATGATGCGAAAGCGCGCCTACAACAATTAGGTGCCAAGGTATCTGGCAGTGTTTCAGCCAAAACGGATGCGCTAGTGGCGGGCGAAAAAGCCGGCTCTAAACTAACTAAAGCGCAAGAATTCGGTATAGAAATACTGACAGAGGATGATTTAATTACTTTGTTAGAGACTCATAATGGCTAG